The segment GCGACGGCTTGGAAGGTGGTAGAATGCAAGACGGACTGAAGGTGTGCCTGGTGGCGTCGGCCGGCGGGCACCTGAGTCAACTGCTCAAGATCGCCGGCGCCTGGTCCGGGCATGCGGTCTGCTGGATCACGACCACGGATGTGGTTCGCGCTTCTCTCGGCGACGAGGGGAACGTACACGTCGTCGGCGAGTGCAACCGTCAGCACCCCTTGCGCGTCCTCGCGGTGTTCATGCGGTGCATGCGGATCCTGCGCAAGGAAAGGCCGGACGTGGTGATCAGCACGGGAGCGGCCCCGGGCTGCATGGCCGTGGTTCTCGGGCATCTGGGGGGCGCCAAAGTGATCTGGCTCGACAGCATCACCAACGTCAATCGCCTGTCGCTCTCCGGCCGCCTGGTTCGGCCGTTTGCCGATCTGTTTCTTGTCCAATGGCCGCAACTGGCCCGCAGGTATCGTGGTGTGGAATACGTCGGAGCGGTGATATGATCTTCCTGACCGTCGGAACGCAGTTTCCCTTCGACCGCCTCGTCCAGGCCGTCGACGAGTTCTTCGATGAGTACGACCTCGACGACGAAATCTATGCCCAGATCGGAAGCAGCGCCTACAGGCCGCGCCACTTTGAGGCGGTTCCCACATTGGACAAAGAGGCGTTCGATCGGCGATTCAGGGAGGCCAACGCCATCATCGGCCATGCGGGAATGGGGACGATCATGCTGGCGTTCGATTGCGGAAAGCCCCTCCTGGCGATGCCCCGACGAAAGAAGTACGGGGAAGTTGTCAACGATCATCAGGTGGCGCTAGCCGATGAGTTCGAGGCCCTCGGCCATATCCTGGTCGCGCACAACGCGAGTGAGCTGTCGGCCAAGCTGACGCGGCTGAAGTCTTTCGCTCCCCAGCGTCGTGTGGCCAGCCCCGAGGCCGTGGCCGAGCGCATTCGCTGTTTCGTCAAGTCGATCGATCGACGCAAATGACATGAGGCATCGGGCGCGGATCGCGCTGGCATGCTGGGTGTTTCTCCAGCCGTAGCCGCTGCGACAGGTTCATTTCGGCGACGCAAACGTCGATGTTTCCAATGCCGGTGGCAGGGGGCTGTGCCCGATAGTATGGTCCGGGCCGAGGTGCCGGGCCGGTGATATCGGACGTTTGCCATGGGTGCGGAGACGCCTGAAAACTGCTCTTGCCGCGCCGGAATTGGCTGGATATGCGCTCGGCTGTGTGATAACATATGGCAGGAGAGTGTTGGAAAGGCCGTTGTTTCCGAGTTGTGACGCAATGAACAGAATGGGACACCGGGGGGGGCTGTGATGAGTGGTAACGCACCGAACCTGTGCGCGAACGTGGGGGGATGAGATCACACGCGAGTGTCGACGCGTCCGCGCCTCTCCCCAGCCGTCCGTGCCGTGGGCATGGTGGGGCATGAATGGAGCGATGGCCGACCCGGCAGGCCGGGCTTCGGGGACACGAAATACGGATGTCTCTTTCCGAACTCGCATTCGGCGCAGGGCGGGCGTCAGGACGAGACCTGGATCGATGGAAGAAAACCTTCTGTTAGAGAAGCTGGATATTCGGACCGTCGTTCTCGTCGGCCGACAGGATTTCGGACGTTGTCCGCTGGGGACCCGTCTGCCTGCGGCGCTGTGGCCGATTGCGGGCAAGCCCGCCCTTGAGCGGCTGCTCGACCACTTGGCGGACGAAGGCATTCGTAGCGCGGTCGTCTGTTGCGAAAGCGACGTCTCCGCGTATGTCGAGCCGGTCTGCCGTGGCGGACGCCTGGAGGTGGCCGTGGTGACCGAGGACCTGACCGGGGGCACGGCCGGCTGTCTTCGCGATGCGGTAGGGTCCGATCCCGGCGATCTGATCGTGGTGTTCTCCGGCGGGATCGCATTGCCGCCTCCGCTGCGGAGTTTGGTCGAATCCCATTGCGCCGATGGTTCGGATATGACGGTCGCGTTCAATCCGGGGCGGCTCGATGCGTCGGCGCCGGGATCGCCTGCCGAAATCTACTTGTGCAAGCCTGATGTCCTGCGTCTGATTCCCGCAGGCGGTTATTCGGATATCAAGGAAGGACTGATCCCTTCGATTCTTCGCGCCGGAGGGGTGGTCCGGCCGGTCGTTCTACCGAGGGATGTGGGAAGCTTTCACGACCGAGCGGGCTACCTGCACGCCGTGTCGATGCACCTGGCCCAAAACGTGGGATGTGCGGATGATCCGATGGGATGCGAGGGCTCACCGATCGCATCCCAAGGGTCGATTCATCCGTCGGCAAGGGTTTTCGGGGCGGTGGAGATCGGTGAAGATGCCGAGATTGCCCAAGGGGCGGTCGTGGTCGGCCCGGCGGTGATCGGGCCACGGGCCGTGGTCGGTCGAGACAGTGTCGTCGTCAGGAGCGTGCTCTGGGACGCGGCACAAACAGGCCATCGGTGTGAACTCTTCGAATCCGTTCTGGACGGCGGCGCCGTGCTGCCCGACCGGGCCGTGGTTCGCGAGCGGACGGTCGTTTCCGAGCGGCCGAATGGTTCAGCGGGGCAGGGCCCGGCACACCGCCGGGACGCCTGGAGACGTATGGGAGAACGCATTTCCGAACGTGTGGAATCGGTGACGAATGGGTTGCCTGCCTGGGCCAGGCTGTCGGCCAAAGAGATGGGATATCTTGCCGGAGGGGCGGCCATCCTTGCGGCGCTGCTGTGGTCGTATTGGCCCACGTTTGTCGATCTCTACGGAATCTGGCGCAGGAACGATGAATACTCCGCGGGTCTGCTCGTTCCTGTTCTCGCCGCGTATATCATCTGGTCGTGGCGCCGGGACCTTGAACGGGTGCCCGTCCGGCCGGCTGTCGTGGCCGGAATCATCGTTTTCGTGATGGCCCAGGTGATCCGGGGTCTGGGGCTGTTTCTGATGTTCCGTTCGGCCGAGAGGCTTTCGATCATCCTGTCGGTTGTGGCGATCACGCTGCTGCTTCTGGGGTGGGCCTTTCTTCGAAAGCTCGCCCCGGCATGGCTGTTCCTGTGCCTGATGCTCCCGTGGCCGAACCGCGCCCAGGCGGCGTTGGCCCTGCCTCTGCAACGCTGGGCGACCACGTCGGCGGTGTTCTGTCTGGAGCTGGTCGGATACGAAGTGGGCAGGGACGGCAACATCATCACGATTGGGGATACGACCGTGGCGGTAGCCGAGGCCTGCAACGGCCTCCGGATGATTACGGCCTTCATCGTCATCAGCGCGTTGGTGGTGCTTCTGGTCCGGCGGCCCTGGTGGGAGAAACTCCTCGTTCTGCTTTCCAGCCTGCCGATCGCCTTGCTGTGCAACACGCTGCGGCTCACGGCGACTGCAGTCGCATTCATGTATTTCAAGGGCGAACACGTGGAAAAGGCGTTCCACGATTTCGGCGGATACGCCATGATGCCTCTGGCCTTGGCGATGGTGGTTGGGGAATTGTGGTTTCTGAGGCGGCTGACCACGCCACCGTCCGTCGTGTCGCCGACGGTCATCGCTCGGCGAGAACCGCGACAGATGCCGCAGTCGTGACACTGGAGATGGTGCAATGAACAATCTGGAGAAGTACCTGGATCAGGTGATCGAACAGAGACCGGCCGGCCACGAGACGCCGTTGCTGTTGGACTCCGAGCCGGATTCGGAATCGAGTCCGAACGTGCTGCGCGGCGTGCTGCGGCGGTGGTACATTGTTCTGGCCGTGGCCGTGGTCATCGGTGCGGCGGGTCTGCCGGCCGTCTGGTTCCTCGTGGAGCCTCTCCATACCGTGCGAGGCGCCGTACGGGTGGCGCCGGTGATCGAGAGCGTTCTGACCGGTGAGGGCGAGGGCCGGGGGGGCGCAGGGTACCGCGATCTGGTCAACACCCAGGTCACCGTCCTGACCAGTGGTCCGGTCCTTCAGCGGATCGCCGACGACCTGGCGTCCCGCAACCTGCGTCTGTTCAGCGGCGAGCCTCAGACCCCCTTGGCCAAGCTGCGGGCCCGATTCGCACCGAAGACCGCCAGGCCCGACCCGGCGGTTGTGCTCAAGCGCGCGGTGGCCAGTGGAGCGATTTCCGCCGGTCACATCCCGCAGACCGAACTGGTGGCCGTGACAATGAAGGCGGTCGACGCCGCAGAAGCCATCCAGGTCGTCAACGCCTTCCTCACCCACTATCAGAACAAGTACGGCGCCGATTCCATCGAGGCCGAGAACGCGAGGCTGCGCGTTCTGACGGCCAAGCAGGCGCAGTTGCTGGCAAGCATCACCACGCAGAGAGAGGAGATCCGCAGGCTGGCCGACGAATTCGGGACGACGGTGTTGGACACGCGGCACGACATGGAAGTGCAGACACAGAACACGCTGCGGGCCCAATGGATCGCGCTGGAAACCCGCCGGATCCGCCTCGAAACCAGCATCGCCGTGTTGGCGGAGGCGGCAACGGACGTCAACATGCCTCCGGAACAGATTGT is part of the Anaerobaca lacustris genome and harbors:
- a CDS encoding UDP-N-acetylglucosamine--LPS N-acetylglucosamine transferase; this encodes MQDGLKVCLVASAGGHLSQLLKIAGAWSGHAVCWITTTDVVRASLGDEGNVHVVGECNRQHPLRVLAVFMRCMRILRKERPDVVISTGAAPGCMAVVLGHLGGAKVIWLDSITNVNRLSLSGRLVRPFADLFLVQWPQLARRYRGVEYVGAVI
- a CDS encoding glycosyltransferase → MIFLTVGTQFPFDRLVQAVDEFFDEYDLDDEIYAQIGSSAYRPRHFEAVPTLDKEAFDRRFREANAIIGHAGMGTIMLAFDCGKPLLAMPRRKKYGEVVNDHQVALADEFEALGHILVAHNASELSAKLTRLKSFAPQRRVASPEAVAERIRCFVKSIDRRK
- the xrt gene encoding exosortase, translated to MEENLLLEKLDIRTVVLVGRQDFGRCPLGTRLPAALWPIAGKPALERLLDHLADEGIRSAVVCCESDVSAYVEPVCRGGRLEVAVVTEDLTGGTAGCLRDAVGSDPGDLIVVFSGGIALPPPLRSLVESHCADGSDMTVAFNPGRLDASAPGSPAEIYLCKPDVLRLIPAGGYSDIKEGLIPSILRAGGVVRPVVLPRDVGSFHDRAGYLHAVSMHLAQNVGCADDPMGCEGSPIASQGSIHPSARVFGAVEIGEDAEIAQGAVVVGPAVIGPRAVVGRDSVVVRSVLWDAAQTGHRCELFESVLDGGAVLPDRAVVRERTVVSERPNGSAGQGPAHRRDAWRRMGERISERVESVTNGLPAWARLSAKEMGYLAGGAAILAALLWSYWPTFVDLYGIWRRNDEYSAGLLVPVLAAYIIWSWRRDLERVPVRPAVVAGIIVFVMAQVIRGLGLFLMFRSAERLSIILSVVAITLLLLGWAFLRKLAPAWLFLCLMLPWPNRAQAALALPLQRWATTSAVFCLELVGYEVGRDGNIITIGDTTVAVAEACNGLRMITAFIVISALVVLLVRRPWWEKLLVLLSSLPIALLCNTLRLTATAVAFMYFKGEHVEKAFHDFGGYAMMPLALAMVVGELWFLRRLTTPPSVVSPTVIARREPRQMPQS